The Castanea sativa cultivar Marrone di Chiusa Pesio chromosome 11, ASM4071231v1 genome contains a region encoding:
- the LOC142617633 gene encoding germin-like protein subfamily 1 member 11 produces the protein MIRSVPYLVTFALLALAFPLASAFDPSALQDFCVAVNDSSSGVFVNGKFCKDPNLVKVDDFFLPGLDIPRSTSNPLGSTVTQITVDNLPGLNTLDISLARIDFAPNGVNPPHTHPRATEVLQVLEGTLYAGFVTSNPNRLFTKILHKGDAIVFPFSLIHFQINIGETNAVALSRFNSQNPGVITIANAVFGSNPLINADVLTKAFQLDKNVIEYLEKQTWWNNNN, from the exons ATGATCAGAAGTGTTCCTTACCTTGTCACTTTTGCCCTGTTAGCTTTGGCATTTCCCCTTGCCTCTGCCTTTGACCCTAGTGCTCTCCAAGACTTCTGTGTTGCAGTTAATGATTCCAGTTCAGGAG TATTTGTCAATGGAAAATTCTGCAAGGACCCAAATCTTGTCAAAGTTGATGATTTTTTCTTACCCGGGTTAGACATTCCCAGAAGCACCTCAAATCCACTTGGGTCAACTGTCACTCAAATCACCGTGGACAACCTACCGGGCCTCAACACTCTAGACATATCCTTGGCTCGTATTGACTTTGCACCAAATGGCGTAAATCCTCCTCACACTCACCCTCGAGCCACAGAGGTTTTACAAGTCCTAGAGGGTACGCTCTATGCTGGCTTTGTCACATCTAATCCCAATCGTCTCTTTACCAAAATTCTACACAAGGGAGACGCCATTGTATTCCCATTTAGTCTCATTCACTTCCAGATCAATATAGGGGAAACCAATGCTGTTGCACTTTCTCGTTTCAATAGTCAAAATCCGGGAGTTATTACCATAGCAAATGCAGTTTTTGGGTCTAATCCTCTCATCAATGCTGATGTTCTCACCAAGGCCTTTCAACTAGACAAGAATGTGATTGAGTATCTTGAGAAACAAACATGGTGGAACAATAACAATTAG
- the LOC142616395 gene encoding uncharacterized protein LOC142616395: MTETHSTSQNSNSQSSEKQNSKKIATLAKVSKNHEYALQAIQKQLQTITRFMQRITEAEDKHQISNSGSQALLINSNGGNPESSPFNSLKNLKLDFPRFRGENPTCWVYKANQFFSYHNTPEHHKTRFGVSAYDDPMVVLTRLKQTSTMIAYKGNFEILSNRIFGLSESHKLSCFLSGLRDKIRLPVRMLVPKTLNEAFGLVKIQEEYLSNGRERLRNLMDSGKGSVLGTPTLEARVESRTKVPLQRLTGAQMEERRKLGLCYNCDEKWQMGHKCKGAKLFLLEEVIEVEPKPSEVHLVEIKEDEVLLDNQDGSLRSGVDLAEIILYALVGNPTSNTIRIKGRIQNRDVVSLIDSESNHNFLDAVVLPVLHLQLDTSQILEVRVADGTILKTLGSCHEVPITLQGHRKGLVLQINATDSVASVQSPLPPKLVALLGEFSQVFVIPTGLPPIKGHEHSTNLKEDYRALNKATIKDKFPIPVVDELLDELAGASMFSKLDLSQSLDAYLSHLRTVLEVLLSHQLFAKQSMCVFGSSKVEYLGHIISSEGVKADPKKISAMVQWPIPDSVKALRGFLGLTGYYRKFIKGYGSIAQPLTDLLKKDYFLWSDKALEAFTRLKEVVTYPLVLAQPDFSKPIILECDASRRGLGAVLMQDQRPIAFHIQALKAKYFHLSTYETESMVLASTRIATPSQQKWLAKLLGYAFVVEYKRGCDNRVADALSRQFRVDSDLPATSFDSRTGCLMLLTVPDPTWLDGLKASYSLDASVQQLIAAIQAGSPPKGFTFQNGLLFYKGRFFVGPSCPLKL; encoded by the exons ATGACAGAAACCCATTCCACTTCCCAAAATTCCAATTCACAAAGCTCCGAGAAACAGAATTCAAAAAAGATTGCAACTTTAGCCAAGGTTTCTAAAAATCACGAATATGCACTACAAGCGATTCAGAAGCAATTGCAGACCATTACTAGGTTCATGCAAAGAATTACTGAAGCAGAGGATAAGCACCAAATTTCCAATTCAGGTTCTCAAGCTCTTCTCATCAACAGTAATGGAGGAAACCCAGAGTCTTCACCTTTCAATTCCCTCAAGAATCTAAAGTTGGACTTTCCAAGATTTCGTGGAGAGAATCCAACTTGTTGGGTTTATAAAgctaatcaatttttttcctatCACAATACCCCTGAACATCATAAG ACTCGTTTTGGTGTCTCAGCTTATGATGATCCTATGGTGGTACTCACCAGACTCAAGCAAACGTCCACTATGATTGCTTACAAAGGTAACTTTGAAATCTTGTCTAATAGAATTTTTGGGTTATCTGAGTCACACAAATTGAGTTGTTTCCTAAGTGGTTTGAGGGATAAAATTAGATTACCAGTTAGAATGTTAGTCCCTAAAACTCTTAATGAAGCTTTTGGGTTGGTAAAAATTCAAGAAGAGTACCTATCTAATGGTAGGGAGAGGCTTAGGAATTTAATGGATAGTGGTAAGGGTTCAGTGTTGGGTACACCTACGTTGGAGGCTAGAGTGGAGTCTAGGACTAAAGTTCCTTTGCAAAGGTTGACTGGAGCACAAATGGAGGAAAGAAGGAAGTTGGGGCTTTGTTACAATTGTGATGAGAAGTGGCAGATGGGGCATAAATGTAAAGGTGCTAAATTGTTTTTGTTGGAGGAAGTAATAGAGGTGGAACCTAAACCTTCTGAGGTACATTTGGTGGAAATTAAAGAGGATGAAGTGTTGCTGGATAACCAGGATGGCAGTTTAAGGAGTGGAGTGGATCTTGCTGAGATCATACTATATGCATTAGTTGGGAATCCCACTTCTAATACCATAAGGATAAAAGGTAGGATTCAAAATCGTGATGTGGTGTCTCTCATTGACTCTGAGAGCAACCATAATTTCCTGGATGCTGTTGTGTTACCAGTTTTACATTTGCAATTGGATACTTCTCAAATATTAGAGGTTAGAGTAGCTGATGGCACAATTCTTAAGACCTTAGGGAGCTGTCATGAGGTCCCTATCACCTTGCAAGGGCATAG AAAAGGCTTGGTATTGCAAATCAATGCTACAGATTCTGTTGCTTCTGTCCAATCACCTCTTCCACCAAAGTTGGTTGCCTTGTTGGGTGAGTTTTCCCAAGTTTTTGTTATCCCTACTGGCCTGCCTCCCATTAAAGGTCATGAACACAGCACCAATCTCAAGGAAG ATTATAGGGCTCTAAATAAGGCCACTATTAAAGATAAATTTCCTATACCTGTTGTGGATGAGTTGCTGGATGAATTGGCAGGTGCTTCAATGTTTTCAAAGTTGGACCTTAG TCAGTCCTTGGATGCTTATTTATCTCATCTTAGGACTGTTTTGGAGGTTTTGTTATCACACCAATTATTTGCTAAGCAATCTATGTGTGTGTTTGGGAGTTCTAAGGTGGAGTATTTAGGTCATATCATTTCTAGTGAGGGTGTTAAGGCAGATCCCAAGAAAATATCAGCTATGGTGCAATGGCCAATACCAGATTCTGTCAAGGCTTTGAGAGGGTTTCTAGGGTTAACTGGTTATTACAGGAAATTTATAAAGGGTTATGGTTCCATTGCACAACCCTTAACTGATCTCCTTAAGAAGGATTATTTTCTTTGGAGTGATAAGGCTTTGGAAGCTTTTACAAGGTTAAAGGAGGTTGTGACTTATCCTCTTGTGTTGGCTCAACCTGATTTTTCCAAGCCAATCATTCTTGAGTGTGATGCTTCAAGGAGGGGTTTAGGGGCTGTACTTATGCAGGATCAAAGACCCATTGCTTTCCATATTCAAGCATTGAAAGCCAAGTACTTTCATTTATCCACTTATGAGACTGAATCGATGGTTTTAGCTTCTACa AGAATTGCTACCCCATCTCAGCAGAAGTGGCTTGCTAAACTCTTGGGATATGCTTTTGTTGTGGAATATAAAAGGGGTTGTGATAATAGGGTAGCTGATGCCTTGTCCAGGCAGTTTAGGGTTGATTCTGACTTGCCTGCTACTAGTTTTGATTCAAGGACAGGTTGCTTAATGCTCTTGACTGTCCCTGACCCTACTTGGTTGGATGGATTGAAAGCTAGCTATTCATTAGATGCTTCCGTCCAACAACTTATTGCTGCTATTCAAGCTGGTTCTCCTCCTAAAGGCTTCACTTTTCAGAATGGGTTATTGTTTTATAAGGGCAGGTTCTTTGTTGGTCCATCTTGTCCTCTTaagctttaa